One genomic window of Medicago truncatula cultivar Jemalong A17 chromosome 1, MtrunA17r5.0-ANR, whole genome shotgun sequence includes the following:
- the LOC112419441 gene encoding uncharacterized protein produces MADAEQTNSDLREEVSSLKEGMEKITAMMMDMMAAQARASQAKVVQTVQGDVEVSQPAGSTATIGTTQPLVNQFSSGDMTNMYSSGFRLAGSLGSSIPPQYHMPPGYPWGMPLANNEGVRHNAPEMQFPFGHQQTPFYQSGQPFPQATMTYAGPLVHAAHQEEEQVYHSNSVAGDDRVGNLEERFEAVHKELKTIRGKEMFSQNVNDLCLVPDVVIPHKFKMPIFEKYTGDTCPEMHLVTYVRKMVAHKNNEPLLIHCFQDSLTGPAHTWYMNLKGITTFEELANAFIQQYKYNSYLAPNRKELQSMTQGDKESFKEYAQRFIQKSAQIRPPLDEREVSDLFYETLSPFYSEKMLGCASQKFTDMVDMGVRIEDWVRKGRVSRDGASSAGSSNGNRKFGNGYSKKNAQEVGMVAHGGSQPIYPSYPFVANIPPPTPAPQNPNYQLQRPQTPHPYYPPLYQPQPYQPQPFYQQPYYPPPPQQQQPRPRAQQQHTRPQRNQFPPIPMTYEALLPSLLARGLVQTLPPPRVQNPLPPWYRADRNCAFHQGAPGHDIEHCYPLKEAVQKLIHSKDLSFTDPNPAAPDHPLPPHGPTVNMVEDYQEGGLVTRSQDIKTPLVPLHMKMCEAAMFSHNHNICEVCSVDPRGCAQVQDDVQGLMDRGELVVTREDKSVCVVIPVFKDSAKPIDGVTPVFKDNSKPAVTPLVICVPRPKPFFSPNAMPYNYEPTSIENGREISWSPSTSVSNIAENSQILRSGRILPAVVQAKKKALVLESVPIPDPSKGKSVVQPGETDNDEILKLIKKSDYKIVDQLLQTPSKISIMSLLTSSDAHRDALMKVLNQAYVDHDVTLGQFGSIVGNVTACNNLSFSDEDLPVEGKNHNMALHISVMCKTDSLSNVLIDTGSSLNVMAKTTFDKLTFSDGFIRPSCVSVRAFDGSRKSVWGEVDLPITVGPQEFKVTFQIMDIQASYSCLLGRPWIHEAGAVTSTLHQKLKFVSRGKLVTVSGESALLVSHLSSFSFIGGESSDGTSFQGLSVESGTTRGETCMASLKDAQRVIQEGKAEGWGKLVQLPENKRKEGLGFSGNKQVMFDPTRGTFHSAGFINAPPETNAILEDQSGEVAPDFVTPGGNCCNWIAVDIPSVIPLSKLNIHEPVEHDDIMLPPNFEFPVYEAWIEEDEEIPDELRWMLEQERKVIQPHKEEIELINLGTEDDKKEIKIGASLEASVKKKIIELLREYDDIFAWSYKDMPGLDHDVVEHRLPLKPECPPVKQKLRRSHPDMALKIKEEVRKQIDAGFLITSEYPQWLANIVPVPKKDGKVRMCVDYRDLNKASPKDDFPLPHIDVLVDSTARCKVFSFMDGFSGYNQIKMAPEDREKTSFITPWGAFCYLVMPFGLINAGATYQRGMTKIFHDMIHKEIEVYVDDMIVKSGTEEEHVESGKLLGFIVSQKGIEVDPDKVKAIREMPAPKTEKQVRGFLGRLNYISRFISHMTATCGPIFKLLRKDQGIVWTEECQKAFDSIKGYLLEPPILVPPVEGRPLIMYLTVLEDSMGCVLGQQDETGKKEHAIYYLSKKFTDCESRYSMLEKTCCALAWAAKRLRHYMVNHTTWLISKMDPIKYIFEKPALTGRIARWQMLLSEYDIVYRTQKAIKGSILADHLAHQPIEDYQPIKFDFPDEEIMYLKMKDCDEPLFGEGPDPDSKWGLIFDGAVNVYGNGIGAVILTPKGTHIPFTARLRFDCTNNIAEYEIKGKWETHHDGLVPYRDYARRLLTFFNKVELHHIPRDENQMADALATLSSMIKVNHGNDVPLISVKFLDRPAYVFAAEAVFDDKPWFHDIKVFLQTQEYPPGASRKDKRTLRRLSGNFFLSGDVLYKRNFDSVLLRCVDRREADLLMHEIHEGSFGTHSSGYSMAKKALRAGYYWITMHADCHHYAKKCHKCQIYADKIHVPPSMLNVISSPWPFSMWGIDMIGRIEPRASNGHRFILVAIDYFTKWVEAASYANKMVVTYKDWHEMLPYALYGYRTSVRTSTGATPFSLVYGTEAILPVEVEIPSLRVLMEAELSEAEWCQNRYDQLNLIEEKRMAALCHGQLYQTKMKQAFDKKVRPREFKEGDLVVKSIKSFQPDPRGKWTPNYEGPYVVKRAFSGGALILTTMDGEDLPRPVNSDACFA; encoded by the exons ATGGCAGATGCTGAACAAACGAACAGTGACCTTAGGGAAGAGGTTAGTAGCCTCAAGGAAGGTATGGAAAAAATAACTGCAATGATGATGGACATGATGGCCGCACAGGCACGAGCCTCTCAAGCAAAAGTTGTTCAGACTGTTCAGGGAGATGTTGAAGTCTCTCAGCCTGCTGGTTCTACTGCAACTATTGGTACTACACAGCCCTTGGTGAATCAGTTTTCCTCTGGTGATATGACAAATATGTATAGTTCAGGGTTTCGTCTTGCTggctctcttggttcttctatTCCTCCTCAGTATCATATGCCGCCAGGCTATCCGTGGGGCATGCCACTCGCAAATAATGAAGGTGTTCGTCATAATGCACCAGAAATGCAGTTTCCTTTTGGACATCAACAAACACCGTTTTATCAGTCCGGCCAGCCTTTTCCTCAGGCCACTATGACCTATGCTGGACCCCTTGTTCATGCTGCTCATCAAGAAGAAGAACAGGTTTATCACTCCAATAGTGTGGCTGGTGATGATAGGGTGGGAAACTTGGAAGAAAGGTTTGAGGCGGTGCACAAAGAGTTAAAGACTATCCGCGGTAAAGAAATGTTCAGTCAGAATGTGAATGATCTCTGCTTGGTTCCAGATGTGGTGATACCTCATAAGTTTAAAATGCCGATCTTTGAAAAATACACAGGGGATACTTGCCCTGAGATGCACTTAGTCACATATGTCAGGAAGATGGTTGCTCACAAGAATAATGAGCCTCTGCTTATTCACTGTTTCCAGGACAGTTTGACTGGTCCCGCACACACATGGTATATGAATTTGAAGGGCATCACAACCTTTGAGGAATTGGCCAATGCTTTCATCCAACAGTACAAGTATAACTCTTATCTGGCACCTAACCGGAAAGAACTGCAATCTATGACTCAGGGTGATAAGGAATCTTTCAAGGAATACGCTCAACGCTTCATTCAAAAGTCTGCTCAAATCCGTCCGCCTCTGGATGAAAGAGAAGTGTCCGATCTATTCTATGAGACTCTGAGCCCTTTCTACTCAGAGAAGATGCTTGGTTGTGCTTCACAGAAGTTTACCGATATGGTAGATATGGGTGTGCGCATTGAAGATTGGGTCCGTAAGGGACGTGTAAGTAGAGATGGTGCTTCTTCAGCTGGTTCATCTAATGGTAATAGGAAGTTCGGAAATGGGTACTCAAAGAAGAACGCTCAAGAGGTTGGCATGGTGGCCCATGGCGGATCCCAGCCTATATACCCTAGCTACCCCTTTGTTGCTAACATTCCACCACCTACCCCAGCTCCACAAAATCCAAACTATCAACTACAAAGGCCTCAAACACCCCATCCATATTATCCACCACTATATCAACCACAACCTTATCAACCCCAACCGTTTTATCAACAACCATACTATCCCCCACCACCTCAACAGCAACAGCCTCGCCCTCGAGCTCAACAACAACATACTCGCCCTCAAAGAAACCAATTTCCCCCTATCCCCATGACATATGAAGCCTTGTTACCTTCCTTGCTTGCCCGAGGTCTTGTTCAGACCCTACCACCTCCTCGTGTGCAGAACCCTTTACCCCCTTGGTACCGTGCTGATCGAAAttgtgccttccatcaaggggcaccaggaCACGACATTGAACACTGTTACCCCCTTAAAGAGGCAGTTCAAAAGTTGATTCACAGCAAAGATTTATCCTTCACTGACCCGAACCCTGCTGCTCCAGACCATCCTCTGCCACCCCATGGGCCTACTGTTAACATGGTTGAAGATTATCAAGAAGGGGGTCTTGTCACTCGCTCTCAGGATATCAAAACTCCGTTGGTTCCGTTACATATGAAGATGTGTGAGGCAGCTATGTTTAGCCACAATCATAATATTTGTGAGGTATGTTCTGTGGATCCCCGCGGTTGCGCGCAGGTTCAAGATGATGTGCAAGGGCTAATGGATCGGGGAGAGCTGGTAGTCACAAGGGAGGACAAGAGTGTCTGTGTTGTAATCCCTGTGTTCAAAGATAGTGCGAAACCAATTGATGGTGTTACTCCAGTGTTCAAGGACAATTCCAAGCCAGCTGTCACTCCTCTTGTGATTTGTGTGCCGAGACCCAAGCCGTTTTTCTCTCCAAACGCCATGCCGTATAACTATGAACCTACAAGCATAGAGAATGGTAGAGAGATATCCTGGAGTCCCTCAACTTCTGTGAGTAACATTGCAGAGAATAGTCAAATTCTGAGAAGTGGACGCATCCTTCCGGCTGTTGTGCAAGCAAAGAAGAAAGCTCTGGTGTTAGAGTCAGTGCCAATACCAGATCCTAGCAAGGGTAAGAGTGTGGTTCAACCCGGTGAAACTGATAATGATGAGATTTTGAAGCTGATCAagaaaagtgattataagatagTGGATCAGTTATTGCAGACTCCATCAAAGATTTCTATCATGTCACTATTGACAAGCTCTGATGCTCATAGGGATGCATTGATGAAAGTGTTGAATCAAGCCTACGTAGACCATGATGTGACTTTGGGTCAATTTGGGAGCATTGTTGGAAATGTGACGGCATGCAACAATCTGAGTTTCAGCGATGAAGACCTCCCAGTGGAGGGGAAGAACCATAAtatggccttgcatatctctgTTATGTGCAAAACAGATTCTTTGTCCAATGTCTTGATAGACACCGGTTCTTCTCTCAATGTGATGGCGAAGACTACCTTTGATAAATTGACATTTTCAGATGGATTTATTAGACCTAGTTGTGTATCAGTAAGGGCATTTGATGGATCCAGGAAGTCGGTATGGGGAGAAGTAGATTTACCTATCACTGTTGGGCCCCAAGAGTTTAAAGTTACATTCCAGATAATGGATATTCAAGCTTCCTACAGCTGTTTACTTGGTAGACCATGGATTCACGAAGCCGGGGCAGTAACATCCACCCTTCATCAAAAGTTAAAGTTTGTGAGTCGTGGAAAACTTGTTACAGTAAGTGGGGAATCAGCTCTTTTGGTTAGCCATTTGTCGTCTTTTTCCTTCATTGGTGGTGAAAGTTCGGATGGAACGTCATTCCAAGGGCTTTCGGTCGAAAGCGGTACTACAAGAGGTGAAACATGCATGGCATCTCtaaaggatgctcagagagtaATTCAAGAAGGAAAAGCGGAAGGTTGGGGGAAGCTAGTACAGTTGCCCGAGAACAAGCGCAAAGAAGGTCTGGGTTTCTCTGGCAATAAGCAAGTGATGTTCGACCCAACTAGGGGTACTTTTCACAGTGCTGGATTCATTAATGCGCCGCCTGAGACTAATGCAATCTTGGAAGATCAATCAGGAGAAGTGGCACCTGACTTTGTGACTCCGGGTGGAAACTGCTGCAATTGGATTGCTGTTGACATCCCTTCTGTGATACCTCTTTCTAA ACTGAACATACATGAGCCCGTTGAACATGATGACATTATGCTAcctcccaactttgagttcccagTTTACGAAGCTTGGATagaagaggatgaagagatTCCCGATGAGCTCCGATGGATGTTAGAGCAAGAAAGAAAAGTCATTCAGCCTCACAAGGAAGAAATAGAGTTAATCAACCTGGGCACTGAggatgataaaaaagaaattaagattGGAGCGTCGTTAGAGGCGTCTGTCAAGAAAAAGATAATTGAGCTTCTCAGAGAGTATGATGATATATTTGCATGGTCCTACAAAGACATGCCGGGGTTAGACCATGATGTTGTGGAACACCGTTTGCCTTTGAAGCCCGAGTGTCCTCCAGTCAAGCAGAAGTTAAGAAgatctcatccagatatggctctcaagatcaaagaggaagtgCGAAAGCAAATTGATGCAGGTTTCTTGATTACCTCCGAATATCCTCAATGGTTGGCCAACATAGTGCCcgttccaaagaaagatggtaaggtcagaatgtgtgttgactatCGGGATTTGAACAAAGCTAGTCCGAAGGATGATTTCCCTTTACCTCACATTGATGTATTGGTTGATAGTACTGCTAGATGCAAGGtattctccttcatggatgggtTCTCCGGGTATAACCAGATCAAGATGGCTCCAgaggatagagaaaagacatcgtTCATCACGCCTTGGGGCGCTTTCTGCTACTTAGTAATGCCGTTTGGGttgataaatgctggtgccactTACCAGAGAGGCATGACTAAAATATTCCACGATATGATACATAAAGAGATCGAAgtgtatgtggatgatatgattgtcaAATCGGgtactgaagaagaacatgttga ATCCGGCAAGCTCTTGGGTTTTATTGTCAGCCAGAAGGGTATCGAAGTGGATCCCGACAAAGTCAAAGCTATCAGGGAAATGCCTGCTCCAAAGACAGAGAAACAAGTTAGAGGGTTTCTAGGAAGACTGAACTACATCTCCAGATTCATCTCTCATATGACTGCCACATGTGGGCCGATATTCAAGTTACTCCGTAAAGATCAAGGGATTGTTTGGACGGAAGAGTGCCAGAAAGCTTTTGACAGCATCAAAGGGTATTTGTTAGAACCTCCGATTCTTGTTCCTCCGGTCGAAGGgaggcctttgatcatgtatttgactGTGTTAGAAGATTCTATGGGTTGTGTGTTGGGTCAACAAGacgagactggaaagaaagagcacgcCATTTACTACTTGAGTAAGAAGTTTACCGATTGTGAGTCCCGATATTCTATGCTTGAGAAAACCTGTTGCGCTTTGGCATGGGCTGCTAAGCGTCTTCGTCATTATATGGTTAATCACactacttggttgatatccaaaatggatccgatcaagtacATTTTTGAGAAGCCGGCTTTAACAGGAAGAATTGCTCGTTGGCAGATgttattgtccgagtatgatattGTCTACCGCACTCAGAAAGCCATCAAGGGTAGTATTCTTGCTGACCATTTAGCTCATCAACCAATTGAAGATTATCAGCCTATCAAGTTTGATTTTccagatgaagagatcatgtatttaaagatGAAAGATTGTGACGAACCATTGTTTGGTGAAGGTCCTGATCCAGACTCCAAgtggggtttgatatttgatggggcTGTTAATGTGTATGGTAATGGAATAGGGGCAGTTATCCTTACTCCAAAGGGTACTCATATTCCTTTCACTGCAAGACTCCGGTTTGATTGTACGAACAACATTGCAGAATATGAA atcaaaggaaaatgggaGACTCACCATGATGGTTTGGTACCTTACAGAGACTATGCAAGACGTCTGTTGACTTTCTTCAACAAGGTGGAACTGCACCACATTCCTCGGgatgagaatcaaatggcaGATGCCCTAGCTACTTTATCTTCAATGATCAAAGTGAATCATGGCAACGATGTGCCGCTGATCAGTGTCAAATTCCTTGATAGGCCTGCTTATGTGTTTGCAGCCGAAGCAGTTTTCGATGATAAGCCGTGGTTTCATGATATTAAAGTGTTTCTTCAAACTCAAGAGTACCCTCCTGGGGCATCCCGTAAAGATAAGAGAACTTTAAGAAGATTGTCTGGTAACTTCTTTCTAAGTGGAGATGTTTTGTACAAAAGGAACTTTGATTCAGTTTTGCTCAGATGTGTGGACCGACGAGAAGCCGATTTGTTAATGCATGAGATACATGAAGGATCATTTGGGACCCATTCTAGTGGATATTCAATGGCTAAGAAAGCATTGAGAGCAGGCTACTACTGGATAACGATGCATGCTGACTGCCATCACTATGCTAAGAAATGTCACAAGTGCCAGATTTATGCGGACAAGATTCATGTGCCGCCGTCTATGCTCAATGTTATCTCATCTCCGTGGCcgttctctatgtggggcattgataTGATTGGTCGGATCGAACCAAGAGCTTCCAATGGACATCGTTTCATACTAGTGGccattgactacttcaccaagtgggttgaagcggcGTCTTacgccaat AAGATGGTGGTCACCTATAAGGACTGGCACGaaatgttaccctatgctctatATGGTTACCGTACTTCAGTGCGtacttcaacaggggcaacccctttttcCTTGGTGTATGGTACAGAAGCGATACTTCCCGTAGAAGTTGAAATCCCGTCTTTGAGAGTCTTGATGGAAGCTGAGTTGTCAGAGGCTGAATGGTGTCAGAATAGGTACGATCAGTTGAATCTGATTGAGGAGAAGCGCATGGCTGCTTTGTGTCATGGACAACTATATCAGACCAAGATGAAACAAGCATTTGAtaagaaggttcgtccccgtgaaTTTAAAGAAGGAGACTTAGTGGTCAAGAGTATCAAGTCTTTTCAACCAGACCCCAGGGGCAAGTGGACACCTAATTATGAAGGTCCCTATGTAGTGAAGAGAGCtttctctggtggtgctttaattcttacaaccATGGATGGAGAGGATTTACCTCGCCctgtgaattctgatgca TGTTTTGCTTAA